Proteins from a genomic interval of Candidatus Zixiibacteriota bacterium:
- a CDS encoding flagellar FlbD family protein: MIKVTRLNNSEIVINDDLIEFVESIPDTIISLTDGKKIMVKETPDEIIKRVANFRRLVAGIDSPVEHR; encoded by the coding sequence ATGATTAAAGTAACGCGCTTAAATAACAGCGAAATCGTTATTAACGATGACTTGATCGAGTTCGTGGAATCGATTCCCGACACCATTATCAGCCTGACGGATGGTAAGAAGATTATGGTAAAGGAGACGCCCGATGAGATTATCAAGCGGGTGGCGAATTTCCGTCGTCTGGTGGCAGGAATCGATTCTCCGGTCGAGCATCGTTAG
- the fliM gene encoding flagellar motor switch protein FliM → MAKILTQEEIDALLSTVSSSEPEAEQAVGKSEKVRSVVNYDFKHPNRVSKDQVRTLENMHDNFAGHISSTLSAMLRSMVDVDLISVDQINYSEYIMSLVSPSCTYTFAAPPLEGLCIMDFNPALTFAFIDRMFGGGEKILEIERELTGIEKSVMTKIAQKIYKDLEDSWQNIVPIVIEQRSFETNPQFIQIVPANETVIVISLQLKMFSTTGLLTICYPYVSLESVLGKLSAQNWIDATKRRNLTESRDYNRENIQVVNVELAAILARTKLKMKDFLNLKVGDIIPTENKISSPVELLVARRRKFLCRPGLAGKKRACQITEIFPVISKEN, encoded by the coding sequence TTGGCAAAGATTCTGACCCAGGAAGAGATTGACGCCCTTCTCTCGACCGTGTCATCGAGCGAACCGGAGGCGGAACAGGCGGTAGGCAAATCAGAAAAAGTCCGCTCGGTGGTCAACTACGACTTCAAGCATCCCAACCGGGTTTCCAAAGACCAGGTGCGAACGCTGGAAAATATGCATGACAATTTCGCCGGGCATATCAGTTCGACTCTCTCGGCTATGCTTCGCTCGATGGTCGATGTCGACCTGATTTCCGTAGACCAGATAAACTATTCTGAGTATATCATGTCACTGGTGTCGCCGTCTTGCACCTATACCTTTGCGGCGCCGCCGCTGGAAGGGCTATGTATCATGGATTTCAACCCGGCGCTGACTTTCGCTTTTATAGACCGAATGTTCGGCGGCGGGGAAAAGATTCTGGAGATAGAGCGGGAGCTGACCGGTATCGAGAAATCGGTCATGACCAAGATTGCCCAGAAAATATATAAGGATTTGGAAGACTCCTGGCAGAATATCGTGCCGATTGTCATTGAACAGCGCTCTTTTGAAACCAATCCGCAGTTCATTCAGATTGTGCCGGCAAATGAGACGGTGATAGTCATATCGCTGCAGTTGAAAATGTTCAGTACCACCGGGCTTCTGACTATTTGCTATCCCTATGTATCGCTGGAGTCAGTGCTGGGGAAACTCTCGGCGCAGAACTGGATTGACGCCACCAAACGGCGCAATCTGACCGAAAGCCGCGATTACAATCGCGAAAATATACAGGTGGTAAATGTCGAGCTGGCGGCGATTCTGGCGCGCACAAAATTGAAGATGAAAGATTTTCTGAACTTAAAAGTAGGGGATATAATCCCGACCGAGAATAAAATTTCTTCACCGGTGGAATTGCTGGTGGCGCGACGCAGGAAATTCCTCTGCCGCCCGGGACTGGCCGGCAAGAAACGGGCGTGCCAGATAACCGAGATATTTCCGGTGATATCGAAGGAGAATTAA
- the fliO gene encoding flagellar biosynthetic protein FliO translates to MNRKLKIQIAVVATLAALIFLLGFLRPATTDLPSSNETNPTLAVRSSHGQIESPVVQVKRENSSAWLSALKLAGAMIVVIGAIYGFLFLLRKMMGKRLSSNRNQRFLELLETTYIGQKKSISLVRFADRAILIGSSENNIAPLAELDSEETSRLLQETTPAKNITGFRSLLSDAREKYRTLNLRRMVGQKFEETEPAA, encoded by the coding sequence ATGAACCGTAAATTGAAAATCCAGATAGCGGTAGTGGCGACATTGGCCGCGCTGATTTTTCTGCTTGGTTTTCTGCGTCCGGCCACGACGGATTTGCCGTCGTCAAACGAAACAAACCCGACTCTTGCGGTGCGGTCGAGCCACGGGCAGATAGAAAGCCCGGTTGTCCAGGTGAAACGGGAGAATTCGTCGGCATGGCTTTCGGCCCTCAAACTTGCCGGCGCGATGATAGTGGTCATAGGAGCGATTTACGGCTTTCTTTTCCTTCTGCGAAAAATGATGGGCAAGAGACTTTCATCGAACCGGAACCAGCGGTTCCTGGAACTGCTGGAGACGACTTATATCGGGCAGAAAAAATCGATTTCCCTGGTCCGCTTTGCCGACCGCGCCATCCTGATTGGCAGTTCGGAAAACAACATTGCTCCTCTGGCAGAACTCGATTCCGAAGAAACTTCCCGCCTGCTACAGGAAACAACCCCCGCCAAAAATATTACCGGCTTCCGGAGTCTTCTTTCCGATGCTCGTGAGAAATATCGCACCCTTAATCTGAGGAGAATGGTCGGACAGAAGTTTGAAGAAACCGAACCTGCCGCATAG
- the fliN gene encoding flagellar motor switch protein FliN, with protein MEDKNQGNVPADAMPQEEPLQNMPPQEPVPTPEEEEPVAEPRESMLSQESIDNVLKDIADGKVSEEEEMPRPVARKADFQQLSSSREPRPPQNIELLMDVDLPVSIELGRTKMSISDILALGPGSVVELDKLVGEPVDLLVNQKCVARGEVVVVEENFGLRITQLMPPEERIKNLR; from the coding sequence ATGGAAGATAAGAACCAAGGAAACGTTCCGGCCGACGCGATGCCGCAGGAGGAGCCGCTTCAGAATATGCCCCCTCAGGAGCCGGTTCCGACTCCGGAAGAGGAAGAGCCTGTCGCGGAACCGCGCGAGTCGATGCTCAGCCAGGAATCAATCGACAATGTGCTGAAAGATATCGCCGACGGCAAAGTCAGCGAAGAGGAAGAAATGCCTCGACCGGTTGCCCGAAAAGCCGATTTCCAGCAGTTGTCATCCTCACGGGAACCGCGTCCTCCCCAGAATATCGAACTCTTGATGGATGTAGACCTGCCGGTTTCGATTGAACTGGGACGGACCAAAATGAGTATCTCCGATATTCTTGCCCTGGGACCAGGTTCCGTGGTCGAGCTGGATAAACTGGTCGGCGAGCCGGTGGATCTTCTGGTCAACCAGAAATGCGTGGCGCGGGGGGAAGTGGTGGTGGTCGAAGAGAATTTCGGGTTGAGAATCACGCAATTAATGCCGCCTGAAGAAAGAATAAAGAATCTGCGATGA
- a CDS encoding flagellar basal body-associated FliL family protein has product MPPRNEPAEPDAKAAPETAAKAKKKIPPVAIYAVIGLVMVGLGYFVGTKFFGSAKNVEDKAVAEQSKETKKSSKSQGAEGATSVFLMEGVIVNPAGTGGTRFLSVSLGFEVGSPATQKLLEERKPLIKDALITILGSKTIEQLTDPKQKEITRFQIKKRVEQLLGIEDLAAVYFTDFVLQ; this is encoded by the coding sequence ATGCCTCCCCGTAATGAGCCGGCCGAGCCGGATGCAAAAGCAGCGCCGGAAACAGCGGCCAAAGCGAAGAAGAAGATACCGCCGGTAGCGATATATGCGGTGATAGGTCTGGTGATGGTCGGTCTGGGGTATTTTGTCGGCACCAAGTTTTTTGGTTCTGCCAAGAACGTTGAGGACAAGGCGGTTGCAGAGCAGAGCAAGGAAACAAAGAAGTCGTCAAAAAGCCAGGGCGCGGAAGGAGCGACCTCGGTTTTTCTGATGGAAGGAGTAATTGTTAATCCGGCCGGAACCGGCGGCACCAGATTCCTTTCGGTTTCGCTGGGATTCGAGGTCGGTTCTCCGGCCACGCAGAAACTTCTGGAAGAACGAAAACCGCTCATCAAGGATGCGCTCATCACTATTCTCGGGTCCAAAACCATTGAGCAGCTGACCGACCCGAAACAGAAAGAAATAACTCGATTTCAAATCAAGAAACGGGTGGAGCAGTTGCTGGGGATAGAAGACCTGGCGGCGGTATATTTCACCGACTTTGTATTGCAGTAG
- the fliP gene encoding flagellar type III secretion system pore protein FliP (The bacterial flagellar biogenesis protein FliP forms a type III secretion system (T3SS)-type pore required for flagellar assembly.), with protein sequence MNKKLKIVVMTALIAVITSLPAAAQGIPKISVELGQSAKPSDLSATLQIVLLLTVLTLAPSIILMVTSFVRIVVVLGFLRQAIGTQQLPPNQLILSLSLILTFFIISPMANKAYNEGLKPYLEEKITKEEAFKKGITPFREFMLAQTREKDLALFVNLAELPQPNTPEDIPLHVLIPGFVLSELKTGFQIAFLVFVPFLIIDMIVASVLMSMGMMMLPPTIVA encoded by the coding sequence ATGAATAAGAAACTTAAAATCGTTGTCATGACGGCGCTAATAGCTGTCATTACCTCCCTGCCGGCCGCCGCGCAGGGAATTCCAAAAATCTCGGTAGAACTGGGGCAATCAGCCAAACCGTCGGACCTTTCCGCCACCCTGCAGATTGTGCTTCTGCTGACGGTTCTGACCCTGGCGCCGTCAATAATACTGATGGTAACTTCATTTGTGAGGATTGTGGTGGTGCTGGGATTCTTGCGGCAGGCGATTGGCACCCAGCAACTGCCGCCCAATCAGCTGATTCTATCTCTTTCCCTGATTCTGACCTTTTTCATTATCAGCCCGATGGCAAATAAGGCTTACAACGAAGGGTTGAAGCCGTACCTGGAAGAAAAGATCACCAAAGAGGAAGCCTTCAAGAAAGGGATTACTCCTTTTCGCGAGTTCATGCTGGCGCAAACGCGCGAAAAAGATCTGGCGCTCTTTGTCAATCTGGCGGAACTGCCGCAGCCGAATACTCCGGAGGATATCCCCCTGCATGTGCTGATTCCGGGATTTGTTCTCTCCGAGTTGAAAACCGGTTTCCAGATTGCCTTTCTGGTTTTTGTGCCGTTTCTGATAATCGATATGATTGTGGCATCGGTTTTGATGTCGATGGGTATGATGATGTTGCCCCCGACCATTGTGGCA